One window of the Runella slithyformis DSM 19594 genome contains the following:
- a CDS encoding dipeptidase translates to MLIIDAHLDMAMNAVEWNRDYTCSVQELREREIEKNLTDKRDRGKGTVSLPDLRRGKVGLVVATQLARVTQRGSAFDGWYSPAQAWAMTQAQLAWYQAMVDLGEMTQITNAVELNAHIALWENLSIPDDTKPVGFILSLEGADSLVNLSYLEKAYGYGLRALGPAWYGSGRYASGTGTTDGLTTAGKDLLREMDGLGMILDATHLTDKGFDEALAIFKGTIWASHHNCRTLVPHQRQLSDEQILRLAERGAVIGGALDAWMLAPGFLQRQSDPREFGVTMSTLVEHWDHICQLTGNSLHVAFGTDLDGMFGREQSPYDLNTIADLQLYQNLLRERGYKAEDIENIFHKNWLRCMRQTLQNNILK, encoded by the coding sequence ATGTTGATCATTGATGCTCACTTAGACATGGCCATGAACGCCGTGGAATGGAACCGCGATTATACCTGCTCGGTGCAGGAACTTAGGGAGCGGGAAATTGAAAAAAATCTTACCGATAAACGGGATCGCGGCAAAGGCACCGTTTCGCTGCCCGACCTGCGGCGCGGCAAAGTAGGATTGGTCGTGGCTACCCAACTGGCCCGCGTGACGCAGCGCGGCAGTGCCTTTGACGGCTGGTACTCCCCGGCGCAGGCATGGGCTATGACCCAGGCGCAGCTGGCGTGGTATCAGGCCATGGTCGATCTGGGAGAAATGACGCAGATCACCAACGCTGTGGAACTCAATGCGCACATTGCCCTTTGGGAAAATCTATCCATCCCCGATGATACAAAGCCCGTGGGATTCATCCTGTCGTTGGAAGGGGCCGATTCGCTGGTGAACCTTTCCTATTTGGAAAAAGCCTACGGATACGGATTGCGGGCCCTCGGTCCGGCTTGGTACGGCTCCGGACGTTATGCTTCCGGAACGGGAACGACCGATGGATTGACAACTGCGGGGAAAGATTTACTGCGCGAAATGGATGGTTTGGGGATGATCCTCGATGCTACCCACCTGACGGATAAAGGGTTTGATGAAGCGCTGGCTATTTTTAAAGGAACGATCTGGGCAAGTCATCATAACTGCCGTACGTTGGTGCCCCATCAGCGGCAGCTTTCGGATGAGCAGATACTGCGATTGGCCGAGCGTGGGGCGGTCATTGGCGGAGCGTTGGATGCGTGGATGCTCGCACCGGGATTTTTACAGCGCCAATCCGACCCTCGGGAGTTTGGGGTGACCATGTCAACGCTGGTCGAGCACTGGGACCACATTTGTCAGCTGACCGGCAACAGCCTGCACGTAGCGTTTGGCACGGATCTGGACGGAATGTTCGGTCGCGAGCAATCCCCCTATGATCTGAATACCATTGCCGACCTACAGTTATATCAAAACCTGCTGCGAGAACGTGGATATAAAGCAGAAGATATCGAAAATATTTTCCATAAAAACTGGCTCCGATGTATGCGGCAAACCTTGCAGAATAATATTTTGAAATAA
- a CDS encoding App1 family protein, whose translation MKNKTTESDATVKVYHGYGHKENMILYGHVLAGHSFPQNKYNNNAFINTINLIKLFMVDPMPGARVHLQWGQQDFYTLTEFDGFFKFEWASATDVEAGWHRVAVHLLSEEGQVLTTGVGEIFVPHSTQYGFISDIDDTVLVSHSATMGKKLRVLFTKNPRARRSFADVVKFYQLLAMAHTEPPVPNPFFYVSSSEWNLYDNLNEFFRHNDLPKGAFLLNTIKKWYQLLQTGTSKHEGKLMRVVRILHAFPKQQFVLLGDNSQKDPEIYTMVANKYPDRIIALYIRNIRPEKEAMALEMLSSVQNKAIAICLFKHTDEAIRHSKMIGLIE comes from the coding sequence ATGAAAAATAAAACGACGGAATCGGATGCGACGGTGAAGGTATATCATGGCTATGGGCACAAAGAAAACATGATTCTCTATGGGCATGTTTTGGCCGGCCATTCATTTCCCCAAAACAAGTATAATAATAATGCTTTTATCAACACGATCAACCTGATTAAGTTATTTATGGTTGACCCCATGCCGGGCGCGCGGGTGCATTTACAGTGGGGCCAACAGGATTTTTACACGTTGACCGAATTTGACGGTTTTTTTAAATTTGAATGGGCGTCAGCAACCGATGTTGAGGCGGGGTGGCATCGGGTAGCAGTCCATTTACTCAGTGAGGAAGGGCAGGTGCTCACTACGGGGGTGGGTGAGATCTTTGTGCCGCATTCTACCCAATACGGATTTATCTCCGACATTGATGATACCGTGCTGGTTTCTCATTCGGCCACTATGGGTAAAAAACTCAGGGTACTGTTTACTAAAAACCCGCGCGCCCGACGATCCTTTGCGGATGTGGTGAAGTTTTACCAACTTCTTGCGATGGCCCATACCGAGCCTCCGGTGCCTAATCCGTTTTTTTACGTTTCGAGCAGCGAGTGGAATCTGTACGATAACCTAAACGAATTTTTCCGCCACAATGACTTGCCAAAGGGGGCTTTTTTGCTCAATACCATCAAGAAATGGTATCAGTTGCTGCAAACCGGTACGTCAAAGCACGAAGGAAAACTCATGCGGGTAGTGAGAATTCTGCACGCATTTCCCAAACAGCAGTTTGTGTTACTGGGCGATAATTCCCAAAAAGACCCGGAAATTTACACGATGGTTGCCAATAAATATCCCGACCGAATTATTGCCCTGTATATCAGAAATATACGTCCCGAAAAAGAAGCCATGGCTTTAGAGATGCTGTCTTCCGTGCAAAACAAAGCTATTGCGATCTGCCTGTTTAAACACACCGATGAAGCGATCCGGCATTCGAAAATGATTGGCCTGATCGAATAA
- a CDS encoding diacylglycerol/lipid kinase family protein, translating into MNHSKGLKLFFLINPGSGTNKTDWPAEITAYFADSAHTVELFQLNKDYSLDKIKEKIGAFSPHRVVAVGGDGTLKLAAECIRGTTIPLGMLPAGSANGLATELGIPPQPAKALEVLVNGREKKIHATLINGQLCIHLSDIGLNAYVVKKFEMQKVRGMWGYVMASLKVLWQNPQMEVEMVIDKKAFKISAAMIVVANATKYGTGAVINPVGALDDDVFEVVVIKKIAVGKLLKMAFFQAPYDPETVEIFQTDALKIRSGKKVYFQIDGEYLGKVKEVKAILLPEALTLIVPVPEGGK; encoded by the coding sequence ATGAATCACTCAAAAGGCTTAAAACTTTTTTTCCTCATTAACCCCGGCTCAGGGACCAATAAAACCGATTGGCCGGCAGAAATTACCGCGTATTTTGCCGATTCTGCGCACACCGTGGAGCTGTTTCAACTCAACAAGGATTACTCCTTGGACAAGATCAAAGAAAAGATCGGGGCATTTTCACCCCACCGAGTGGTGGCCGTGGGGGGCGACGGCACCCTAAAGCTGGCAGCGGAATGTATTCGGGGAACTACGATACCGCTGGGGATGCTTCCCGCAGGCTCCGCCAATGGCCTGGCAACCGAACTGGGCATACCCCCGCAGCCGGCCAAAGCGTTGGAGGTGTTGGTCAACGGAAGGGAGAAAAAAATTCATGCCACCCTCATCAATGGTCAATTGTGCATTCACCTGAGCGATATCGGCCTCAATGCCTACGTCGTGAAAAAGTTTGAAATGCAGAAAGTGCGCGGCATGTGGGGCTACGTCATGGCTTCCCTGAAAGTATTGTGGCAAAACCCGCAGATGGAAGTTGAAATGGTGATCGACAAAAAAGCCTTCAAAATCAGTGCTGCCATGATCGTCGTTGCCAATGCGACCAAATACGGCACCGGCGCGGTGATCAATCCCGTCGGCGCCCTCGACGACGACGTATTTGAAGTGGTGGTTATTAAGAAAATAGCGGTCGGAAAATTGTTAAAAATGGCGTTTTTTCAGGCTCCCTACGACCCCGAAACGGTAGAGATCTTTCAGACCGATGCTTTAAAGATACGCTCGGGCAAAAAGGTCTACTTTCAGATCGACGGAGAATACCTGGGCAAAGTTAAAGAGGTAAAAGCGATTCTTCTCCCGGAAGCTCTTACGCTGATTGTTCCGGTGCCGGAAGGCGGGAAGTGA
- a CDS encoding alanine dehydrogenase produces the protein MTGFGELAQQTALYPQEALAPVKVGQHNLLIGLPKEVSLQENRIALTPEAVAILVRNGHRVVVEKGAGEGAQFSDHEYSEAGAQIAYSPQEVYASDLILKIEPLVEQEFAHLKNGQKIISALNLPTRERSYFEFLNEKHITGISYEYIEDKVGGLPVIRSLSEIVGSTVMLIAAEYLSSANKGRGIILGGITGVPPTKVVIIGAGTVAEYAARTALGLGAEIKIFDQHIYRLQRLKYAIGQNIYTSIIESDTLAEAIQRADVVIGALRPNDGYSPSIVTEEMVSRMKPNSVIIDVSIDQGGCIETSRITTHKEPTYRVHEVIHYCVPNIASRVAHTASMALSNVFLPMLLRAGTTGGIEQMMFANRWFSKGVYCHGGMLTNPIIAKKFNMRHKDLTLLLAARM, from the coding sequence ATGACAGGTTTTGGAGAATTGGCTCAACAAACCGCTCTTTACCCTCAGGAAGCCCTGGCACCCGTCAAAGTGGGTCAACACAATCTGTTGATAGGACTTCCGAAGGAGGTGTCATTGCAGGAAAATCGAATTGCCCTGACGCCCGAAGCCGTGGCTATTTTGGTGCGCAACGGGCACCGGGTCGTGGTAGAAAAAGGAGCCGGCGAAGGCGCTCAGTTTTCGGACCATGAATACAGCGAAGCAGGTGCGCAGATCGCCTATTCTCCGCAGGAAGTCTATGCTTCAGATCTGATTCTAAAAATAGAGCCGTTGGTAGAGCAGGAGTTTGCCCACCTCAAAAACGGTCAGAAAATCATTTCTGCGCTCAACCTGCCCACGCGTGAGCGTTCATATTTCGAATTTTTGAACGAAAAACACATCACGGGCATCAGTTACGAATACATTGAAGACAAAGTAGGCGGCCTGCCCGTGATTCGGTCGTTGAGTGAGATCGTGGGCAGTACCGTCATGCTGATCGCCGCCGAATACCTAAGCAGTGCCAACAAAGGTCGGGGTATCATTTTAGGAGGAATTACGGGGGTTCCACCCACCAAAGTGGTCATTATCGGTGCCGGTACCGTGGCCGAGTACGCCGCCCGGACGGCCTTGGGTCTGGGGGCCGAGATCAAGATTTTTGACCAGCACATCTACCGGCTTCAGCGACTCAAATACGCCATCGGCCAAAATATCTATACGTCTATCATTGAGTCGGATACGCTGGCCGAAGCTATTCAGCGCGCCGATGTAGTAATCGGAGCCCTGCGGCCCAACGACGGCTACAGCCCGAGCATCGTGACGGAAGAGATGGTTTCGCGGATGAAGCCCAATTCGGTCATCATTGATGTATCCATCGATCAGGGCGGCTGTATTGAAACCTCGCGTATCACTACCCATAAAGAACCCACGTACCGGGTACACGAGGTGATCCATTACTGCGTCCCCAACATTGCCTCGCGGGTGGCGCATACGGCAAGCATGGCCCTCAGCAATGTGTTTTTGCCGATGCTGCTGCGGGCAGGAACCACGGGCGGCATTGAACAAATGATGTTTGCCAATCGTTGGTTCAGCAAGGGGGTATACTGCCACGGCGGTATGCTCACAAATCCGATCATTGCCAAAAAATTTAATATGCGCCACAAAGACCTGACTCTTTTACTGGCGGCGAGAATGTGA
- the tsaE gene encoding tRNA (adenosine(37)-N6)-threonylcarbamoyltransferase complex ATPase subunit type 1 TsaE, whose protein sequence is MYLIEPFDLQEIDKVAARLVDAYGASSVWLFEGQMGAGKTTLIKAICKQAGVLSTVQSPTFSIINEYLTANGETIYHFDCYRLKNTAEAYDIGVEEYLDSGNLCLIEWPDKIAELLPDRSITLSIRETVNGKREITVNDNIDI, encoded by the coding sequence ATGTATTTAATAGAACCGTTTGATTTACAGGAAATTGATAAAGTAGCTGCGCGACTGGTCGACGCGTACGGAGCGAGCTCGGTTTGGCTGTTTGAAGGGCAGATGGGGGCGGGTAAAACAACCCTTATCAAAGCAATCTGCAAACAGGCCGGCGTGCTGAGCACCGTACAGAGTCCTACGTTTTCCATCATCAATGAATATCTTACCGCAAACGGGGAGACGATTTATCATTTTGATTGTTACAGACTGAAAAATACTGCCGAAGCCTACGATATCGGCGTTGAGGAATACTTAGATTCAGGAAATTTGTGCCTGATCGAATGGCCCGATAAAATTGCCGAATTGCTCCCCGACCGATCTATCACTCTTTCCATCCGTGAAACGGTGAACGGGAAACGGGAAATTACGGTTAACGATAACATTGACATTTAA